GATGTCATACATCCCTTTTCGGTCGGATGAAAATGCGACCCCTCGCTCATGGACCGACCACGCCGCCTGTCGGTCGTTAGAAGGGTTCGTGGTAAGCCGCGAGAAAACATTGCGCTCTCTCTCCCAGACCCAGATATCCATGGCACCCGTTTCTGACTCGACGCGGTCCACGGCTACTGATTTTCCGTCGGGGGAGACACGCAGCTGGGCATAGGGCCCGGCGGGCGCGAGCTTCGCCACTTGCTTCCCTGCACGATCCAGCAACACCAGCTCCCGGTCGCGCAGCGCGAGTCCCGTCTGATAGATCAGCGTATCGTTCGAAATGGAAGCCTGTGCCCTCCCCAGGTTGGCATCGAATCCCACCTTGTCCACCACCACGAAAGGCTGTCCCTTTACTGCCAGACTGCCGGCATCGAAGCCCTGCGCCATCAACGCTCCTGAGCGGATGAACAGCAGGTACCCTGGCTCCACGTAACCGACTACCGTATCGCCGTCCACCAGCGCCTTCCATTGCTTGGAATCCACTGAGCCCGCGCAGATGTGGTTGACCTCGCCGGGCGCGCTACGATTCAGGAAAACGAAATGCTTCCCGTCGGGCAGGAACTGCGGCCAGCCGTGCACCGTTTCGCGTTTGGATGCGTCCAGCTGCGTCAGCGGCGTGGCATCCCCACCTCCTGTGGAAACACGATAGAGTCCGCTGCCGTAACGCGGCCCATATACGATCGCACCATCGCCCCACGCCCCGCCCACAGCGCCCCCAACGCCCCCAACCTCCGCCAGGGTTTGCACAGAGCCCGTGGACAGCTCCACCTTCTTCAATTTCGAGCGTGAGAAGAATCCCAGGAATTGTTCGTCCCGCGACCAGAATGGCCGTCCCGCATCCTCGCTCCCCGGTACTACCCTGCTCTCGAGGGTGTCGAGTGCCCGTATTCGAATCTTGGCATGCCCGTCCTCTTCCATCATTACATAAGCGATCTGCCGCCCTGATGGCGACACGACGGATTCGTAGACCGCTCCGGGCGTCGACAATTCGAAGCGGACCGGATAGCGCGGTTCACCCCTTCCTGGCACCATCCATGCCGCCAGAGCCACGACCAGCAGCATTCCCGCCACTGCCCATGCCAACCATTCCCGGGTCTTGCGCTTTGTGCCCCGCACCGCGGCTGCCGCAGCCGTCGAGCCGCCCTCCGCGATCCACTTCAGTTGCTGGCGTATATCCGCCGCGCTCTGCCAGCGCTCTTCCGGATCTTTCGCCAAGCACGTCCCGACCACATGCTCCAGCGCGGCCGGCGCCAGCGGCTGAATGGAAGTAATCGGCACCGGCTCCTTCTCTAGGATGGCCGAGGCCACGCTCAATTGGCTCTTGCCGTCGAACGCCCGCTTCCCCGTCGACAACTCGTAGAGCACCGCCCCCAAGGCGAAAATGTCCGTGCGCGCGTCCGCCTCCTTTCCTTCGATCTGCTCCGGCGCCATGTACTGGAACGTGCCCACCACCATGCCCTTCTCTGTCAGCGGCGTACTGGGTCCCACCGGACTCACGGGACTCGGCGCCGTCAGCGCCGCCGAGAGCGCGCTCGAGCCTTTAGGCAATCCGCCAGGCTTTGCCAGGCCGAAGTCCAGGAGCTTCGCCCCGCTCTTGGTCAGCATGATGTTCCCCGGCTTCAGGTCGCGATGCACCACCCCCTGCCGGTGCGCTTTGTCCAGCGCATCCGCCACTTCCATTCCGATCCTCAGCACTTGCTCGGTCGGCAGCGCGCCCCGCAAGAGCCGGAAACCCAAGGTCTCTCCCTCTAGGAGCTCCATCACCAGGTAGTCCACGTCGTCCTGGTTGCCGACGTCATAGAGCGTGCAGATGTGGGGATGCTGCAGGGAGGAGATGGTCTTGGCTTCGCGCTCGAAGCGCTGCTTGCGCTCCGGATCAGAAGAAAGATGCCCAGGCAGGACCTTGATGGCGACCGTGCGCTCTAATCTCGTATCGCGGGCGCGATACACCTCGCCCATCCCGCCCGCCCCGATGGGCGCGAGGACTTCATACGGCCCCAGCTTCGTCCCTGCGCTCAGCGCCATTCGTGCCGCGCATTATAGGACAGGCCGTCGGCGATGTGCCGTCCGCGTGCGGGACCTGGTGTCACTCGCAGTTATTGAAAATTTTTCAGAGCCAACCGGCTCAAGTTCGAATCTCGTCGTCCCCGCCGATTCCAAACGAAAGCCAGCATGCTTGCCAGCTCATTTGTTCTGCGGTGCATGAGCCCGGCCGACACACGCAGCGGTGATTGCGGTCACTGCTCCCCGTGTCCAGCTGAGGGAAGCTTTAGAGGGATTCAAAGGATTCCTGGAGTGTTGCCCGTGGACTGCTCGAGCGGATAGCGAGGCGCTATGCCCGCCAAGAAGCCAAGTCACCTGCTGCCGTTTGGCCTCATGACCGCGCTGAGTCTAATCGGCACCGCCCTACTCCTGGCCGCTACCACT
The Terriglobales bacterium genome window above contains:
- a CDS encoding protein kinase, coding for MALSAGTKLGPYEVLAPIGAGGMGEVYRARDTRLERTVAIKVLPGHLSSDPERKQRFEREAKTISSLQHPHICTLYDVGNQDDVDYLVMELLEGETLGFRLLRGALPTEQVLRIGMEVADALDKAHRQGVVHRDLKPGNIMLTKSGAKLLDFGLAKPGGLPKGSSALSAALTAPSPVSPVGPSTPLTEKGMVVGTFQYMAPEQIEGKEADARTDIFALGAVLYELSTGKRAFDGKSQLSVASAILEKEPVPITSIQPLAPAALEHVVGTCLAKDPEERWQSAADIRQQLKWIAEGGSTAAAAAVRGTKRKTREWLAWAVAGMLLVVALAAWMVPGRGEPRYPVRFELSTPGAVYESVVSPSGRQIAYVMMEEDGHAKIRIRALDTLESRVVPGSEDAGRPFWSRDEQFLGFFSRSKLKKVELSTGSVQTLAEVGGVGGAVGGAWGDGAIVYGPRYGSGLYRVSTGGGDATPLTQLDASKRETVHGWPQFLPDGKHFVFLNRSAPGEVNHICAGSVDSKQWKALVDGDTVVGYVEPGYLLFIRSGALMAQGFDAGSLAVKGQPFVVVDKVGFDANLGRAQASISNDTLIYQTGLALRDRELVLLDRAGKQVAKLAPAGPYAQLRVSPDGKSVAVDRVESETGAMDIWVWERERNVFSRLTTNPSNDRQAAWSVHERGVAFSSDRKGMYDIYLKTPKGEEEVLLESGEDKYVGDWSRDGRYLVYVDSSPKAQADIWALPMTGEHKPFPVVQTKNDEKDPRLSPNGSWLSYTSDRSGKPEVYVTAFPSGEGLWQVSNSGGSQARWSPDGKEMFYLSDDRKLMVVEIKPGKGFEPGMPKTLFTAPDGGYAPVERGQFIFSSLVNEGRTSPINVVMNWTATLRKK